In the Alphaproteobacteria bacterium genome, TCAAAGCGTCAATCCAAGCACACCAAACGATCGGTGTAGAAACAGTTCTCTCGACCGCGAAGTACCGCAAGCTTGTTCGCGCAGCCCGGTCCAAAGGCTTCGAGATAGTACTTGTTTATGTAAGTCTTAGTTCACCGGCACTGAACCTCGCCCCCGTGAAACTTCGCGTGAAGAAGGGTGGCCATAACGTTCCTAAAAACAAGATTCTGCATCGCAGAGAACGTTCGTTCCGTCAGCTTCCATGGTTCCTTAAGCACGCAGACGTTGCGTTGCTCTACGACAATTCGGGGGCGACTCCCCAGATCAACGGCTGGAAAGAATCTAACGGATTCATATTGCGCTCAGGTGTCATACCAGAAATACGACAGGCGGTTATTTCTGCTTTGAAGTAACCTTCAATCGCTCGACAAAATCACGTTCTTCAGCAGCGGATAGATTTGCGTTTCCCATTTCTTGCCGGAGAACACGCCGTAGTGCCCGGCGCCAGGCTGCATGTGGTGGCGTTTGCGATAGGGCTTGAGGCTGGAACACAGGTCCTGCGCGGCGAGCGTCTGCCCGACCGCGCAGATGTCGTCTTTCTCGCCCTCGACGGTGAACAGCGCGGTGCGGCGGATCGCGCGCGGCTCGACCTTCTCGCCGCGGAACGTCAGCGTGCCGGCCGCCAGCGCATAGTCCTGGAACACGATGCGCACGGTCTCGAGATAGAACTCGGCGGTGAGATCCAGCACGGCGAAATATTCGTCGTAGAACGCTTTGGTGGCCGCAGCCTTGGCGATGTCGCCGGCAACCAGATTGTCGTAGAGCTCCTGGTGCGCCTTCACGTGGCGGTCGATGTTCATGCTCATGAACGCTGCGAGCTGCACGAAGCCCGGATAGACGCGGCGGAACGCGCCCGGATAGCGCAGCGGCACGCTCGCGATCAGGTTCTGCTCGAACCATGCGATTGGCTTCGCGATCGCGAGTTCGTTGACCTTGGTGGGGTTGACGCGGCAATCGATCGGCCCGGCCATCAAGGTCATCGAGCGCGGCTGCGCCTCATGGCCCTGCTGCGCCATCACGGCGGCGGCGGCCAGCGTTGCGACGCACGGCTGGCACACGGCCACGACATGCGCGCCCGGGCCGATGATCTCGAGAAACCTGATGAGGTGCTCGACATAGTCGTCGAAGCCGAAGCGGCCGGCCGACAGCGGCGCGTCGCGCGCGTTGTGCCAGTCGGTGATGTAGACGTCGTGCTCGGGGAGCATCGTCTTCACGGTGTTGCGCAAGAGTGTCGCGAAGTGCCCGGAGAGCGGCGCGACGAGGAGCACGCGAGGCTGCGGCGCCGCGACGTCCTTGGCGAAATGCAGCAGCGTGCCGAATGGCGTCGCGTAGGCAGCCTCCTCGCGCACCGGCGATTCCTCATTGCCGACGATCACGGTCTCGATCCCATAGGGCGGCCGCACATGGGTGAGCCCCGCGCGCGCGATCAGCTCATAGGCGGCGGTGAGGTTCTTGATCGCAGGGCTGGAGAAGCCGTTGAGCGGCGCAAACGCCTGCAGGGCGGCGCCGGCGAAGGCCCGCACCGGCACCATGATGTCGGAATGCGCCTGATACGCCTGGTAGAGCATGCCCTCGCCGCGGACGCGGCGCCCCAGTCCACAAAGCTCAACCCGGCAATGAAAAGGCTAGTGCATTTGTCGCTGCACTGCGAGATAATTATCCACAGGGTGGTCATGCGTGGATAGCCCGCCCTTGCCGGGGCATGAGGACGCGGCGCGAGCCGCATGATGTCTGAGCGGCGGCGCTTGCGCCGCCCCGGCAAGAGGGGGTGCGATTGTCCAAAGCTATTCTCACCATCAACAGCCGCAACTACGGCTCGTGGTCGCTGCGCGGCTTTCTCTTGTGCCGGATGGCCGGGCTCGACTGCACGGTCGAGATGCACGGCCTCGACGACGCCTCGTCACGCGCCGAACTGCTTCTGCTCTCCCCTTCCTTCCTCGTGCCGTGTCTCACTCATGACGGTGTCAAGGTGTGGGACACGCTGGCGATCGCCGAATATCTCAACGAGCTGAAACCGGAGGCCGGCCTGCTGCCAAAGGATCGCGCCGCCCGCGCCCATTGCCGCGCCATCTCGGGCGAGATGCACTCGGGATTCTCGAATTTGCGTTCGGCGCTGCCGATGAACCTGCGCGCGCGCTATCCGGGCTTCAAGGTCTGGGCCGGCGTGCAGGCCGACATCGACCGCGTCGCCGCGATCTGGCGCGAGTGCCTCGCGAGCTACGGCGGGCCCTTCCTGTTCGGCGAAAAGCCCACGCTGGCCGACGCCATGTACGCGCCGGTGGCGACGCGCTTTCTCACCTACGACGTCAAGCTCGATAGCGATTGCGCCGCCTACTGCGCCGCCGTCATGGCGCTTCCGGCGATGCAGGAATGGATCGAGGACGCGAAGAGCGAGCCCGAGGAAGTCGAAGAGCTCGACGTGGAGTTTTGAGTTCGTGATAGCCGCTTTCACGCGGCGAACGTGAGGTGCGTCACATCCGGGGATCGTCCGTCGCGGGCACAATCCGCGATCATCGGGGGATCACCGAATGAAACGGCACCTTGCAACGGTCGCGTGCGCCTTCGCCCTGAGCATCGGCGCCACGGGCGTGCGAGCCCAGAGCCCGAATGCGATCACGCTGTCGCAGGGCGAATGGACCGTGCTGACCATGGCGCCGGACGGCTCATGGGGTGTCGCGACCGATCTTTTCATCAATCGCGCCATCGCGGATGCGATTCGCATGTGCCGGGGCATGTCGGGCGCGCAGCTTGGCTGCGGCGCCGTCCTGGTCAGCGTTCAGGCGGGCTGGAGCCTGGGGCTGCGCTGCGGGCAGGAGAACATCCTGGCCGCCGACCGGTACCTGGAAAATGCCGAGAGAATCGCCCGCGAGCGCGAACTGGAGTTGCGCTACGTCCATGCGGCCGCGTTGGGAATTTGCCGGCGCGTGGTGACCGTGACCCCGGAGGGTCGCGTGATCGCGCCGGAGCAGGAGCCGCAAATCGCGCTCCCGGATGGGCGGGTCTCCGGGCGATAACGCTCAGTACCCGCGCCGCCGCTCCTTCTTCGCCGCCTTGCGCGCCGCATAGCGAGCATCGCGCGCGGCTTTCTGTTCGGCCAGCAGGGCGGCGAGCTTTTCCTCTTCCTCGGCCTTGAGCTGCGCCATGATGGCGGCCTCTTCGGCGGCGATGCGCGCGGCGTCCTCGGCGGCCTTGCGGGCCTCTTCGGCTTCCCGTTCGACCTTCAGGCGAGCCTGTTCGGCGCGGGCAGCTTCTTCGGCGGCCCTCTGGCGCTCCCGTTCGTCCTCGCGCTGACGGCGCGCCTCGGCGATCGCCGTCAACTGGGCCTGCCGTTCCTCATATTCCTTGTCGCCGGGTCCCGGCTGCTTCTTGAACCGCTCGAGCAGAGCCTTCTTCGCTTCCGCGGACCGATCAAGACGGTCCTGCATGCTCGAGCCCTTGGGGCCGCTCCACATTCCTGATCGCTCCATTTCGGGTCACGGCTGCGACAAGCGCGGACGTCGCACGTCGGCGAGCCAATGCTGATGTGAGGCCGTGGATGTAGCGCGCATGACGCGCTGACGCAACTGGGTGCGCCATAACTTTCCCGCGAGTCAGCGATGCAACCAGCGCCCGACGCGCGCCACGGCTTCGCGCATATCGGCGGAGGAACCGGCGTAGCAGAAACGCACGAAATGCCTGCCGTCGAGGGGATCGAAGTCGATGCCGGGCGTCGC is a window encoding:
- a CDS encoding zeta toxin family protein, with translation MPSRRTYRKRAAKTPRGSEQRTRSSGRANRPKFLIVAGPNGSGKTTVFQNTIVQDIGRAVWIINPDLLAARIRSVESLGLQEANLEAVRRIERWLKASIQAHQTIGVETVLSTAKYRKLVRAARSKGFEIVLVYVSLSSPALNLAPVKLRVKKGGHNVPKNKILHRRERSFRQLPWFLKHADVALLYDNSGATPQINGWKESNGFILRSGVIPEIRQAVISALK
- a CDS encoding glutathione S-transferase family protein, which translates into the protein MSKAILTINSRNYGSWSLRGFLLCRMAGLDCTVEMHGLDDASSRAELLLLSPSFLVPCLTHDGVKVWDTLAIAEYLNELKPEAGLLPKDRAARAHCRAISGEMHSGFSNLRSALPMNLRARYPGFKVWAGVQADIDRVAAIWRECLASYGGPFLFGEKPTLADAMYAPVATRFLTYDVKLDSDCAAYCAAVMALPAMQEWIEDAKSEPEEVEELDVEF
- the phaZ gene encoding polyhydroxyalkanoate depolymerase encodes the protein MLYQAYQAHSDIMVPVRAFAGAALQAFAPLNGFSSPAIKNLTAAYELIARAGLTHVRPPYGIETVIVGNEESPVREEAAYATPFGTLLHFAKDVAAPQPRVLLVAPLSGHFATLLRNTVKTMLPEHDVYITDWHNARDAPLSAGRFGFDDYVEHLIRFLEIIGPGAHVVAVCQPCVATLAAAAVMAQQGHEAQPRSMTLMAGPIDCRVNPTKVNELAIAKPIAWFEQNLIASVPLRYPGAFRRVYPGFVQLAAFMSMNIDRHVKAHQELYDNLVAGDIAKAAATKAFYDEYFAVLDLTAEFYLETVRIVFQDYALAAGTLTFRGEKVEPRAIRRTALFTVEGEKDDICAVGQTLAAQDLCSSLKPYRKRHHMQPGAGHYGVFSGKKWETQIYPLLKNVILSSD
- a CDS encoding DUF6481 family protein gives rise to the protein MWSGPKGSSMQDRLDRSAEAKKALLERFKKQPGPGDKEYEERQAQLTAIAEARRQREDERERQRAAEEAARAEQARLKVEREAEEARKAAEDAARIAAEEAAIMAQLKAEEEEKLAALLAEQKAARDARYAARKAAKKERRRGY